The Vigna unguiculata cultivar IT97K-499-35 chromosome 11, ASM411807v1, whole genome shotgun sequence genomic sequence TTTTTCCAATCTTGCCCTTTCTCCGCCAAAACCTGCTCCCTTGGCCTTGCTTCTCCGAACGGATTAACCCCTTTTGGCTTCCCCACATTCGCATCCTGTCCTTCATTGCTCACCGACAGAGACCGAGGTTGCAGAACAAGCCTTGGTCTGCCTCCACCAGCACCAGCACCAGCACCAGCACCGGCACCGACACCGACACTCTCGCTACCAACGTTTGTTTCGCCCTTCTTCTTGTTCCAGTCATTTGAATCAGCGCCGCCGCTGGAGCCAAACCCAACAACCCTCCTCTCTCTCTCAAACCCTCCACCGTTGGAGCCGAATCGCCGCTCCGACGGCACAAAGCTCTTATTCGAAACCCAGCTGTCCGATTCGTCAGCGCGCGACTGCGAATCGAAGAACCCTCCCTTATCCCTCTCCCTCCTCTCAAACCCTCCCGAGGGTTTCTTTGCCGCCGCCCAATTATCAGTCTCGTCAGCGCGAGAAGGGGGAAGCTCGCGATTGGAATCCCTAGCCCCAAAGGAACCGTTTCTCCTGGGCTCGTCAGAAACCCTAGATGAACCCCAACGCGAATTCGACGAGTCGTCTCCCGAGGAATTCCTGTTAGGGCGGTCACCGTAGGACCGGAAGCCTCCACCTAGACGGGTGCGGTCGAGCTCCTCGGCGGTGCGCTGGCGCGGGCCGGTGGGGAGGACGACGGGATCTTGGTCGGCGAAGGAGGTGTCGGGCTTGGCAGTGAACTCTGCGAGGGAGTAGGTCTGGGCCTTCTTCTTCTTGGGCTTTGTGGCGGCGGCGACGGCGAGGGAGGGGAAGTCGGCGAGAGGTTTGGTGGTCTCTTGGATTGGGTTCTGTTGAAGGAGTTCAGCCTCGTGTTCCTCGGAATCGATGGCCCACGCGCCGGGCTTTGACCACGCAGACACAGTAGCCGCCATTCTCTGATATGCTTCACCACCGCACTTTCTTtcgtttctttttttctctctcttttctttgttCTCTGTGTGAGCACCTTGCGTTTTTCTTCAGCCACCCACTGTAACACGGTGGACATTTATATAGCCACACTCCACCATCGCCAAACCATGCTCCTTACCTTATTCTTTtcataatatcattattatcttttaatcaAAACTAACTATTATGTatatctcttaa encodes the following:
- the LOC114169618 gene encoding eukaryotic translation initiation factor 4B3 encodes the protein MAATVSAWSKPGAWAIDSEEHEAELLQQNPIQETTKPLADFPSLAVAAATKPKKKKAQTYSLAEFTAKPDTSFADQDPVVLPTGPRQRTAEELDRTRLGGGFRSYGDRPNRNSSGDDSSNSRWGSSRVSDEPRRNGSFGARDSNRELPPSRADETDNWAAAKKPSGGFERRERDKGGFFDSQSRADESDSWVSNKSFVPSERRFGSNGGGFERERRVVGFGSSGGADSNDWNKKKGETNVGSESVGVGAGAGAGAGAGGGRPRLVLQPRSLSVSNEGQDANVGKPKGVNPFGEARPREQVLAEKGQDWKKIDEQLESMKIKETGAGDSFVKRGFGSPNGGGRAALPESRTERSWRKPASDDERPKSAEKVEDKAVEEN